TTGAAAAATTAATGGAATCTTAGATTTATGGTGCTTTTCGACCAGACACTATTTAATTTTATAGATTAGTGGGAATTGATGCCAAGAGGCATCATATGTTTATAACAGAGCAGAAACCACCCTTGTCACCGACTCCGGAGGAGTCGTATGTTTCTGTTTTAGTTAAGCCCGGTAATCCATAGCGGGGACGCTACTGATAGGAGGGAGATATTTTATAAAAATTATAAATGATTGGATGTTGCCGTATTTATTTTTGTAAAGGATCAATTACAACAATATCTTTAATGTGTTTGAAATCTTTGGTATTGTGCGTATAGAGTGGGATGTTGAAATTTTTAGCAGAGGCTGCAATAATTGCATCAGCTGTGCTTATTGATTTTCCTTTTCTGATAAGTATTGCCTCATTAATTACAGCTGTACTAATATTTACAGGGCTTATATTTTTGAAAAATAGCTCCAGTGCCAATTCTTCATCTGGTTCTAAATTAAAATAGCCAAAAACTTCAAGTCTTGAAATTTCAGATACCAATAAACGAAATGAGGAAAGCTTGTTGCGCAGC
This genomic stretch from Chitinophagales bacterium harbors:
- a CDS encoding type II toxin-antitoxin system VapC family toxin; this encodes MDKVLLDSNIIIYATRNKALRNKLSSFRLLVSEISRLEVFGYFNLEPDEELALELFFKNISPVNISTAVINEAILIRKGKSISTADAIIAASAKNFNIPLYTHNTKDFKHIKDIVVIDPLQK